The following are from one region of the Fibrobacter sp. UWH6 genome:
- a CDS encoding GntR family transcriptional regulator, translated as MKNRIKQILLDTPHKDGDRLPSIRDVMKHYNTSSGTVQSALKELTEEGKICKIQGKGCFWGKELISQNIPMVHETVAERLAKAFDRDFERGLLKPSKSLPQSKELALRYNVAQNTLRKFLDGKVSQGVLNKSGRQYFFAQNRVVNETSPLSEVIFVTRCNSWGGFTPESERELDFLRLVYRKAGAERYKLSLLGINDETGKIVDRSGKERRLSDYPNAVGAVLSTLLVQRFQPLLNFFADAKYPVAVWWEHPEDAVPKTFLRKLNWTFFNSTFGENPGQETGRYLMSQGVKEINYFSPYHNSSWSKDRLMGLLTSGLQVHPYADDEFASPWDYKEIARKNVEKHSVETYARNLEKDKLKSMAQRAIADRQGKPNIPWVCVNDEVAGIFIEMNDDGDIKLEQPEYGPVLVGFDNSIESYLLRLPSYDFNTEALVEQIFYSISNPSEYYDKKKIHHILGNVVEK; from the coding sequence GTGAAGAACCGGATTAAGCAAATTTTATTGGATACTCCCCATAAAGATGGAGACCGCCTTCCTTCTATCAGAGATGTGATGAAGCATTATAACACGTCTTCGGGTACGGTACAGTCCGCCCTGAAAGAACTGACGGAAGAAGGAAAAATCTGCAAAATTCAAGGAAAGGGGTGCTTCTGGGGAAAGGAACTGATCAGCCAGAATATACCCATGGTTCACGAAACTGTGGCCGAACGTCTGGCAAAAGCTTTTGACCGCGATTTCGAGCGCGGACTCCTCAAGCCGTCTAAGTCCCTCCCCCAGTCCAAGGAACTGGCCCTGCGTTACAACGTAGCCCAGAACACCTTGCGCAAATTCCTGGATGGAAAGGTTTCCCAGGGAGTCCTGAACAAGTCCGGCAGACAATATTTCTTTGCCCAAAACAGGGTTGTAAACGAAACTTCCCCCCTCAGCGAAGTGATTTTTGTAACTCGATGCAACAGTTGGGGCGGTTTTACGCCAGAAAGTGAACGCGAACTGGATTTTTTGCGTCTAGTATATAGAAAGGCCGGCGCAGAACGGTACAAGCTATCTTTATTAGGCATTAATGATGAAACAGGCAAGATCGTAGACCGTAGCGGAAAGGAACGCAGACTTTCAGACTATCCCAACGCTGTGGGAGCCGTCCTGTCCACTCTGCTGGTGCAGCGATTCCAGCCCCTGTTAAACTTTTTTGCCGACGCCAAGTATCCCGTGGCCGTCTGGTGGGAGCATCCCGAAGATGCAGTCCCCAAAACATTCTTGCGAAAGTTGAACTGGACCTTCTTCAACTCCACCTTCGGAGAAAATCCCGGTCAGGAAACAGGCCGCTACCTGATGAGCCAGGGCGTCAAGGAAATCAACTACTTTTCGCCCTACCATAATAGTTCCTGGTCCAAGGATCGCCTTATGGGGCTGTTGACTTCGGGCCTGCAGGTACACCCCTACGCAGACGATGAATTTGCAAGTCCCTGGGACTATAAGGAAATTGCCAGAAAGAATGTGGAAAAGCATTCTGTCGAAACATACGCCCGCAACCTGGAAAAGGATAAACTGAAGTCTATGGCCCAGCGCGCAATCGCTGACCGCCAAGGCAAGCCGAACATTCCCTGGGTTTGCGTCAACGACGAAGTGGCCGGCATCTTTATCGAAATGAATGACGATGGCGACATCAAATTGGAACAGCCGGAATACGGTCCCGTTTTGGTGGGGTTCGACAATTCCATCGAAAGCTACCTATTGCGACTCCCCTCTTATGACTTCAATACCGAAGCGTTGGTAGAGCAGATTTTCTACAGCATCAGCAATCCGTCGGAATATTACGACAAAAAGAAAATCCACCACATTTTAGGAAATGTTGTTGAAAAATAG
- a CDS encoding IMP cyclohydrolase produces MSYTDEAKENFKALTKNPYPGRGIVLGTSPDGKSFVQVYWIMGRSVNSRNRVFEMEAKTGFMKTKAFDESKLTDPHLIIYYPARHTADVQIITNGDQTDTIYDAIKLGGTFESALATRQYEDDAPNFTPRISGIHYKNAQPALYKLSILKSRNNCEDAGCERATFEFEKALPGLGHFISTYVTDGKPIPSFEGSPKLMPIFDTAEENLKKYWNALDKDNKVSLMVKVIDRKTFKAKTLIVNKNK; encoded by the coding sequence ATGTCTTATACAGATGAAGCAAAAGAAAACTTCAAGGCTCTCACCAAGAATCCGTATCCCGGTCGTGGTATCGTTCTCGGCACCAGCCCCGATGGCAAGTCCTTCGTTCAGGTTTACTGGATCATGGGCCGCAGCGTCAACAGCCGTAACCGCGTTTTCGAAATGGAAGCTAAGACCGGCTTCATGAAGACCAAGGCTTTCGATGAATCCAAGCTCACCGACCCGCACCTCATCATCTACTATCCGGCTCGCCACACTGCTGATGTTCAGATCATCACCAACGGTGACCAGACTGATACTATCTATGACGCCATCAAGCTGGGCGGCACTTTCGAAAGCGCTCTGGCTACCCGTCAGTACGAAGACGACGCTCCCAACTTCACTCCGCGTATCTCCGGTATCCACTACAAGAACGCCCAGCCGGCTTTGTACAAATTAAGCATCCTCAAGTCTCGCAACAACTGCGAAGACGCTGGCTGCGAACGCGCTACTTTCGAATTCGAAAAGGCTCTTCCGGGTCTCGGCCACTTCATCAGCACCTACGTCACCGACGGCAAGCCCATTCCTTCCTTCGAAGGTTCCCCGAAGCTGATGCCCATCTTCGACACCGCCGAAGAAAACCTGAAGAAGTACTGGAACGCCCTGGACAAGGACAACAAGGTTTCCCTGATGGTCAAGGTCATCGACCGCAAGACCTTCAAGGCTAAGACTTTGATCGTCAACAAAAACAAGTAA
- the gatB gene encoding Asp-tRNA(Asn)/Glu-tRNA(Gln) amidotransferase subunit GatB yields MPNYSTVIGLEIHCQLATKTKMFCGCEIEVNTTPNKHVCPVCLGMPGAMPVPNKQAVEYAIRLGLALNCEIDLNAMWTRKNYFYPDLPKGYQITQTGGLPVYDHPICKNGWLEIIKADGTKKRVGITRIHMEEDAGKLIHDMSPTDSHFDANRCGTPLCEIVTEPDIRSPEEAVLVLKKIKQTLEYTRVSNANMENGNMRCDGNISLRASEDAPFGTRAEIKNLNSFTNLEKALNAEYYLQSATLDAGKEVEQCTKRYDPNADKTIVIRSKEDAHDYKYFPEPDMVRLVTDPAFVEEIRRTLPELPDARRARFMNDLGVSEYDAQVLTDDRDISDWFDTASKNCKNGKVLANWVITELLAKMKDLEGGLADLKIKPEQLCALVNLIEDKTINGKIAKTVFADMFETGKDPADIVKEKGLVQVADTGAIEAIVREVCAANAAQFAEFKAGKVALKGFLVGMTMRKSGGKANPGMVNEILDKLAQE; encoded by the coding sequence ATGCCTAACTACTCTACCGTTATCGGTCTCGAAATCCATTGCCAGCTCGCTACCAAGACGAAGATGTTCTGCGGTTGCGAAATTGAAGTGAACACTACTCCTAATAAGCACGTTTGCCCGGTTTGCCTGGGTATGCCCGGTGCCATGCCGGTTCCCAACAAGCAGGCTGTGGAATACGCTATCCGCTTGGGTCTCGCTCTCAACTGCGAAATCGACCTGAACGCTATGTGGACCCGTAAGAACTACTTCTATCCGGACCTTCCCAAGGGCTATCAGATTACCCAGACTGGCGGTCTTCCGGTGTACGACCATCCCATCTGCAAGAACGGCTGGCTGGAAATCATCAAGGCTGACGGCACCAAGAAGCGCGTGGGCATTACCCGTATCCACATGGAAGAAGACGCCGGTAAGCTGATCCACGACATGAGCCCCACCGACTCTCACTTCGACGCAAACCGCTGCGGTACTCCGCTTTGCGAAATCGTGACTGAACCTGACATCCGTAGCCCGGAAGAAGCTGTGCTGGTCCTCAAGAAGATCAAGCAGACTTTGGAATACACCCGCGTTTCCAATGCTAACATGGAAAACGGCAACATGCGCTGCGATGGTAACATCTCCCTCCGCGCTTCCGAAGACGCTCCTTTCGGCACCCGTGCAGAAATCAAGAACCTGAACAGCTTCACCAACCTTGAAAAGGCTCTGAACGCCGAATACTACTTGCAGTCCGCAACGCTCGACGCAGGCAAGGAAGTGGAACAGTGCACCAAGCGTTACGACCCCAATGCTGACAAGACTATCGTCATCCGCTCCAAGGAAGACGCTCACGACTATAAGTACTTCCCGGAACCGGACATGGTACGCCTCGTTACCGATCCTGCCTTCGTGGAAGAAATCCGCCGCACCCTTCCGGAACTGCCGGATGCACGTCGCGCCCGCTTCATGAATGATCTTGGCGTGTCTGAATACGATGCACAGGTTTTGACCGACGACCGCGACATCAGCGACTGGTTCGATACCGCTTCCAAGAACTGCAAGAACGGCAAGGTTCTCGCTAACTGGGTCATTACCGAACTCCTGGCCAAGATGAAGGATCTGGAAGGTGGCCTCGCTGACCTGAAGATCAAGCCGGAACAGCTCTGCGCCCTGGTGAACCTGATTGAAGACAAGACCATCAACGGTAAGATTGCAAAGACTGTCTTCGCCGACATGTTCGAAACTGGCAAGGATCCTGCAGATATCGTTAAGGAAAAGGGTCTGGTCCAGGTGGCTGATACTGGCGCTATCGAAGCTATTGTTCGCGAAGTTTGCGCAGCCAACGCTGCCCAGTTCGCAGAATTCAAGGCCGGTAAGGTGGCTCTGAAGGGCTTCCTTGTGGGTATGACCATGCGTAAGTCCGGTGGCAAGGCTAACCCGGGTATGGTGAACGAGATTCTCGACAAGCTGGCTCAGGAATAA
- a CDS encoding PIN domain-containing protein has protein sequence MNKVIEQSRILFLDTSAVVRLLQMHPDFYPVVSSVLDYAYEKNVTILTSSVTLFELSRKACVAGEGVLARQYREFFEHSQNVKLCDVNGEIAVKAAELFASANRTNHKLSEEDSLRLATAFVNGADCILTENVNFANSTDIPVVTLEEVL, from the coding sequence ATGAACAAGGTTATAGAACAGTCCCGCATTCTATTTCTGGATACAAGCGCAGTTGTCCGCCTGCTCCAGATGCATCCGGACTTCTATCCTGTCGTTTCGTCGGTGCTGGACTATGCTTACGAAAAGAACGTCACGATTCTGACTTCTAGCGTCACCCTGTTCGAACTTTCCCGCAAGGCCTGTGTGGCAGGGGAGGGCGTTCTTGCCCGCCAGTACCGTGAGTTCTTTGAACATTCCCAGAACGTTAAACTCTGTGACGTGAATGGCGAAATCGCGGTGAAGGCTGCAGAACTTTTTGCATCTGCCAATCGTACAAACCACAAGCTTTCCGAAGAAGATTCCCTGCGACTGGCCACGGCATTCGTGAACGGAGCGGATTGCATCCTTACCGAGAATGTGAACTTTGCGAACTCTACGGATATACCCGTGGTAACGCTGGAAGAAGTTTTATAA
- a CDS encoding TatD family hydrolase: protein MFDFHLHLSRLPHSADVAKALLQADCGFNNVACEPWEWEKSMELMKITDVQHAQSATKWTQAFGVHPMAAAQVSESEMNRLEQILRSGDYAVGECGLDKRFEGYESAGVQELIFKRQVKWAQELNRPIQVHCVGDYSRILKMIADVECCQRETAPVPQVIFHRFGGDAGIIKATLQQLGTRALFSLHADSFRKKSTAAAMGLIPREQVRFETDADESFSPNDANTPNGADVPPRNGTDTPKGESASDCSTSAAVASRIQECLERIHGQFSQVY, encoded by the coding sequence ATGTTCGATTTTCACCTCCATTTGTCACGACTCCCCCACTCCGCCGATGTGGCCAAAGCCCTCTTACAAGCCGATTGCGGATTCAACAACGTGGCTTGCGAGCCCTGGGAATGGGAAAAATCGATGGAACTGATGAAAATCACTGACGTTCAGCACGCCCAGTCCGCAACGAAATGGACACAAGCCTTCGGTGTACACCCCATGGCCGCCGCCCAAGTGAGCGAATCAGAAATGAACCGCCTAGAACAGATTCTCCGTAGCGGCGATTATGCCGTTGGCGAATGCGGGCTAGACAAGCGTTTTGAAGGATATGAGTCCGCAGGAGTTCAAGAGCTAATTTTTAAAAGACAGGTAAAGTGGGCGCAGGAACTAAACCGCCCCATTCAGGTTCACTGCGTCGGAGATTACAGCAGGATATTGAAAATGATCGCAGACGTGGAATGCTGTCAACGGGAAACCGCCCCGGTCCCTCAGGTCATTTTCCACCGCTTCGGCGGGGACGCTGGCATTATCAAGGCGACACTGCAACAGCTGGGTACACGGGCCCTCTTTTCGCTGCACGCCGACTCCTTCCGCAAAAAATCAACGGCAGCCGCAATGGGTCTAATCCCTCGGGAACAAGTCCGCTTTGAAACCGACGCCGACGAAAGTTTCTCACCGAACGACGCAAACACTCCAAACGGCGCAGACGTGCCACCCCGAAATGGCACAGACACCCCCAAAGGCGAATCAGCGTCGGATTGTTCCACCTCAGCCGCCGTTGCCTCCCGAATTCAGGAGTGCTTGGAGCGAATTCATGGGCAGTTTTCGCAGGTTTACTAA
- the mfd gene encoding transcription-repair coupling factor, giving the protein MESLSEFLTFAHSQTLNVFHKVKGEAIHVNGATIPLAAMMVATRYLKNPEPIIVVARDYRSAEAWVENLESLVGEQFVRFFPSVGLKPYEKKVPFEGVLEERLKFFRDVDKYNSNHGEAPFITVCPLDSFIMRLPSPGAVMKNCLNLKVGDVLEPSTLRPWFMDHGFVEQPVVSGVGEFSVRGCIVDVNCLLYPHPIRIEFFGDEIESIRSFDIFSQRSVEQMKQVQLYPMGEFTIPEKELSRYNGEQEGLWWHRGRYERLERSLLDYLPGASLVFEELSLLSEQASKTYYAYEAAYHEVRLVDEEACAPSDLIYKIGELSRGFVGRASMDMTRVKVDDGNWFDLHCKPQDFSSHGTELVEREIEEFTAAGGTVYVVAPTQGGLNRLRLVFGNYPIEEYILGNMTEGFWLEEDKVAFLTETRIFNRHSNKVRKRKIAGSVSGALMVESLNRGDFVAHEDHGVGRYLGLVRVEVNGGMVDCALLEYAGGDKLKFPVADLQKIERLDNGENEPKLDKLGGKSWENVKKRVKQKVIQIARELVELYAKRELIDGFEFPPDDSLQREFEDAFEYDPTPDQVKATADIKRDMESHKPMDRLICGDVGFGKTEVAMRAACKSIASKKQVAVLVPTTILAAQHYENFMDRFAGFGANIALVNRYKTTKEKKEIFKQVAEGKVDVLIGTHALLSEKNQFHDLGLLIIDEEQKFGVKQKEKLREMRLAVDTLSMSATPIPRSLHLSMTGVRDISLINTPPVNRLPVETKLLKRDDEVIKNAIVDELARGGQVFIVNDRVQNIYDLADEIQELVPNAVIGVAHGQMDDRDLENSMDAFLSRKFDVLVSTSIIESGLDVPNANTIIIMNAHHFGISQLYQMRGRVGRSSVLAKALLVIPAKHEISPESMRRLKALEQFTDLGSGYQLAMRDLEIRGAGNLLGQEQHGFIAEVGFETYVRLVKEAVEMLRGGPLEKPIQTRVELGVDAYLPEDYIQDGLTRISLYQRISRAAKPSDLEAIGQELNDRFGPVPEAAKMLLLVSEIGLHAGRLKIQGLQQKKGLLAATFVESPPVGPRVLSEMYANALFPMRIMGGSPLQVVIELGRGKASELAENALKQFKAFDKISV; this is encoded by the coding sequence ATGGAATCCTTATCAGAATTTTTAACCTTCGCCCACTCGCAAACCCTTAACGTTTTTCACAAGGTCAAGGGAGAGGCCATCCACGTAAACGGAGCGACGATTCCGCTTGCGGCCATGATGGTGGCGACTCGTTACTTGAAGAATCCGGAGCCCATTATTGTGGTGGCTAGGGATTACCGAAGTGCCGAGGCATGGGTTGAAAATCTGGAAAGCCTGGTGGGGGAGCAGTTCGTGCGATTCTTCCCTTCGGTGGGCCTGAAGCCTTACGAAAAGAAGGTTCCTTTTGAGGGTGTCCTAGAAGAACGTCTAAAGTTTTTTCGAGACGTAGATAAGTACAATTCCAATCATGGGGAGGCGCCCTTTATTACGGTTTGCCCCCTGGATTCCTTTATCATGCGCCTGCCCAGTCCGGGTGCCGTGATGAAGAACTGCCTGAATTTGAAGGTGGGTGACGTTCTTGAACCGTCTACGCTTCGCCCCTGGTTCATGGACCACGGTTTTGTGGAACAGCCTGTGGTTAGCGGGGTTGGGGAGTTCTCGGTTCGCGGTTGTATCGTTGACGTAAACTGCCTGCTTTACCCGCACCCGATCCGAATTGAATTCTTTGGCGACGAGATTGAATCCATACGAAGTTTCGACATTTTCAGCCAGCGTTCCGTGGAGCAGATGAAGCAGGTTCAGCTGTACCCCATGGGAGAATTTACCATTCCCGAAAAGGAACTGTCTCGCTATAATGGCGAACAGGAAGGGCTCTGGTGGCACCGCGGTCGCTATGAACGTCTGGAAAGAAGTCTGCTGGATTACTTGCCGGGAGCCTCCCTGGTTTTCGAGGAACTTTCCCTGCTTTCGGAACAGGCATCCAAGACTTATTATGCTTACGAGGCAGCCTACCATGAAGTGCGTCTGGTGGATGAAGAAGCCTGCGCTCCCAGCGATTTGATTTACAAGATCGGCGAACTTTCCCGCGGCTTTGTGGGGCGCGCCTCCATGGACATGACCCGCGTCAAGGTGGATGACGGCAACTGGTTCGATCTTCATTGTAAGCCTCAGGATTTTTCATCTCACGGAACCGAACTGGTGGAACGTGAAATTGAGGAATTCACTGCGGCGGGCGGCACCGTTTATGTTGTGGCCCCCACCCAGGGGGGCCTAAACCGTTTGCGTCTTGTTTTTGGCAATTACCCCATCGAAGAATATATCCTGGGCAATATGACCGAAGGTTTCTGGCTTGAAGAAGACAAGGTCGCCTTCTTGACGGAAACTCGAATTTTCAATCGTCATTCCAATAAGGTCCGCAAAAGGAAAATCGCTGGCTCTGTTTCGGGTGCGTTAATGGTGGAATCCCTGAACCGCGGGGATTTCGTAGCCCACGAAGATCATGGGGTTGGCCGTTATTTGGGCCTTGTCCGTGTAGAAGTGAACGGCGGCATGGTGGACTGCGCCTTGCTGGAATATGCCGGCGGCGACAAGCTGAAATTCCCTGTGGCGGACCTTCAAAAAATTGAACGTCTCGATAACGGCGAAAACGAACCGAAGCTAGATAAGCTGGGCGGCAAGAGCTGGGAAAATGTCAAGAAGCGTGTCAAGCAGAAGGTCATCCAGATTGCCCGCGAACTGGTGGAACTTTACGCCAAGCGCGAACTGATCGATGGTTTTGAGTTCCCGCCTGATGATAGTCTGCAGCGTGAATTTGAAGACGCCTTTGAATACGATCCCACACCCGACCAGGTGAAGGCAACCGCCGATATCAAGAGGGATATGGAAAGCCATAAGCCTATGGACCGCCTGATTTGCGGTGACGTTGGCTTTGGAAAAACTGAGGTGGCCATGCGCGCCGCCTGCAAGAGTATCGCCAGCAAGAAGCAGGTTGCCGTTCTTGTTCCCACCACCATTTTGGCGGCCCAGCATTATGAAAATTTCATGGATCGTTTTGCGGGTTTCGGCGCCAACATCGCCCTGGTGAACCGCTACAAGACCACCAAGGAAAAGAAGGAAATTTTCAAGCAGGTGGCCGAAGGGAAGGTGGATGTTCTGATCGGAACTCACGCCTTGCTTTCTGAAAAGAATCAGTTCCACGACTTGGGACTTTTGATTATTGACGAAGAACAGAAGTTTGGCGTAAAGCAGAAGGAAAAACTCCGCGAGATGCGTCTGGCGGTGGACACCTTGAGCATGAGTGCCACGCCCATTCCCCGTTCCCTGCATTTGAGCATGACCGGCGTCCGCGATATTTCCTTGATCAATACGCCGCCGGTAAATCGCCTGCCTGTTGAAACCAAGTTGCTGAAGCGTGACGATGAAGTCATCAAGAACGCCATTGTAGACGAACTAGCCCGTGGCGGTCAGGTGTTTATCGTGAATGACCGCGTGCAGAACATTTACGATTTGGCCGACGAAATTCAGGAACTGGTTCCTAATGCGGTAATCGGTGTGGCTCACGGTCAGATGGACGATCGCGATCTGGAAAATTCCATGGACGCGTTCCTGTCTCGAAAGTTTGACGTTCTCGTAAGCACAAGCATTATCGAGTCGGGCCTGGACGTTCCTAACGCCAATACGATTATCATTATGAACGCCCATCATTTTGGCATCAGTCAGCTGTACCAGATGCGTGGGCGAGTGGGCCGCAGTAGCGTTCTTGCAAAGGCCTTGCTGGTGATTCCCGCCAAACATGAAATTTCTCCGGAATCCATGCGCCGCCTGAAGGCTCTGGAACAGTTTACGGACTTGGGCAGCGGCTACCAGCTGGCTATGCGCGACCTTGAAATCCGCGGTGCGGGCAACTTGCTAGGCCAGGAACAGCACGGCTTTATTGCCGAAGTTGGCTTTGAAACTTATGTGCGCCTGGTGAAGGAAGCGGTAGAAATGCTCCGCGGCGGTCCGCTGGAAAAGCCCATCCAGACTCGCGTGGAATTGGGTGTGGACGCCTACCTGCCCGAAGATTACATTCAGGATGGCCTTACCCGAATTTCGCTGTACCAGAGGATTTCCCGTGCGGCAAAGCCCAGCGATCTGGAAGCCATTGGCCAGGAACTGAACGACCGTTTTGGCCCTGTTCCCGAAGCGGCCAAGATGCTTTTGCTTGTGTCTGAAATTGGCCTGCATGCGGGCCGCCTGAAGATCCAGGGCTTGCAACAGAAGAAGGGGCTGCTTGCGGCCACCTTCGTGGAATCGCCCCCGGTTGGCCCCCGCGTGTTGAGCGAGATGTACGCCAACGCGTTGTTCCCCATGCGCATTATGGGCGGTTCACCCTTGCAGGTGGTGATTGAACTTGGCCGCGGCAAGGCGTCGGAACTGGCGGAAAACGCCTTGAAGCAGTTCAAGGCTTTTGATAAAATTTCGGTTTAA
- a CDS encoding MATE family efflux transporter, giving the protein MKKVEVKDRSLISLSWPLILTFAIGMLQPLMDSWFLSRTSETAAAGVGAMMPVLAALFTALNALAQSGASIASQFIGANQKSHARSTQSMVLVGSLILGFALSLIIWPISGYIPKWMGLDAEPAQFAKQFLSVVAFGFAFRSAQSTLTALIATHGLTIWNLLGNLVTIISNAAMNYVFLEGCFGLPKMGVYGVALATALSWLISSGILWCVLRYKVEHQTHRRDLKRSRAILPDWIRIGLPAAAEPISFQLFQVFITAMVVYVGTTAMTARVFAGNFAALSVILGIGLGHGNQILVAHLVGAHDFEKANKRVYQTLAIGVVSGLVLSICMALMGEHLIGFFTDNPDVIKLGCLCLWCDVAVQPFKAVNFIVTTSLRASGDSKFPAIVGGGMMWVLAAPTALFLAFVLDLGLVGLWLGIACDEFYRSIANIWRWRSGRWKSKAVV; this is encoded by the coding sequence ATGAAAAAGGTTGAAGTCAAGGATCGTTCCCTTATAAGCCTCTCGTGGCCTCTCATTTTGACTTTTGCCATTGGGATGCTCCAGCCCCTGATGGATAGCTGGTTCCTTTCCCGAACGTCGGAAACGGCTGCGGCTGGGGTCGGCGCCATGATGCCTGTTCTTGCCGCCCTTTTTACGGCCCTCAATGCCCTGGCCCAATCCGGTGCCAGTATCGCATCGCAGTTTATCGGGGCCAATCAGAAAAGTCACGCCCGTTCGACGCAGTCCATGGTGTTGGTGGGCAGTCTGATTCTTGGATTTGCCCTCAGCTTGATCATTTGGCCCATTTCGGGGTACATTCCCAAGTGGATGGGGTTGGATGCGGAGCCTGCTCAATTTGCAAAGCAGTTCTTGTCCGTCGTCGCTTTTGGTTTTGCCTTCAGGTCTGCGCAGTCGACGTTGACGGCCCTTATTGCTACCCACGGGTTGACAATTTGGAATTTGCTAGGCAATTTAGTGACCATTATTTCCAATGCGGCCATGAACTATGTCTTTTTGGAAGGCTGCTTTGGCTTGCCGAAGATGGGCGTGTATGGCGTCGCCCTGGCCACCGCGCTTTCCTGGTTGATTTCTTCTGGAATCTTGTGGTGCGTTTTGCGGTATAAGGTGGAACATCAGACTCACCGTCGCGACCTGAAACGTTCCCGCGCCATTTTGCCGGACTGGATCCGAATTGGATTGCCTGCCGCTGCGGAACCCATCAGCTTTCAGCTGTTCCAGGTTTTTATTACCGCCATGGTTGTGTATGTGGGAACGACTGCCATGACCGCCCGCGTTTTCGCAGGTAACTTTGCCGCACTTTCTGTGATTCTTGGAATTGGCCTTGGTCATGGAAACCAGATTCTGGTAGCCCATCTGGTGGGGGCCCACGATTTTGAAAAGGCCAACAAGAGGGTCTATCAGACCCTTGCCATTGGCGTGGTCAGCGGTCTGGTGCTGTCCATTTGCATGGCCCTGATGGGGGAGCATCTCATCGGATTCTTTACGGATAATCCCGACGTCATTAAGCTTGGATGCCTTTGCCTTTGGTGCGATGTGGCGGTGCAGCCTTTCAAGGCGGTGAACTTTATTGTGACCACGTCCTTACGGGCTTCGGGCGATTCCAAGTTCCCGGCCATTGTGGGAGGCGGCATGATGTGGGTCCTGGCGGCTCCGACTGCACTGTTCCTGGCTTTTGTTCTGGACCTTGGGCTGGTGGGTTTATGGCTCGGCATTGCCTGCGATGAATTCTACCGTTCCATTGCAAACATTTGGCGCTGGCGTAGCGGCCGTTGGAAATCCAAGGCTGTGGTGTAA
- the lexA gene encoding transcriptional repressor LexA, with protein sequence MEMNDSMQGNESSRKELTSRQEEILEYIKKYSKENKMPPTVREIGNHFEISSTNGVRSILAALIKKGYISRSPRLSRGIEIIGSNDDENKELAPSNTIEIPIVGRVAAGTPILAVQNLEGTVTIDRDFLACRTDVFALRVKGDSMINAGIFDGDLIFARQQKTADRGEIIVAQVDNEATVKYYHPNADHVELRPANPSYRPIIVKKDKDFAIAGRVIGVMRKIS encoded by the coding sequence ATGGAAATGAACGATTCTATGCAGGGTAACGAAAGTTCCCGCAAGGAACTGACTTCCCGTCAGGAAGAAATCCTGGAATACATCAAGAAGTACTCCAAGGAAAACAAGATGCCGCCCACCGTGCGAGAAATCGGCAACCATTTTGAAATTTCTTCTACCAATGGCGTGCGTTCCATTCTCGCAGCCCTCATCAAGAAGGGTTACATCAGCCGTTCTCCCCGCCTGAGCCGCGGTATCGAAATCATCGGTTCCAACGATGACGAAAATAAGGAACTGGCACCCAGCAACACCATCGAAATTCCTATCGTGGGTCGAGTTGCAGCAGGTACCCCCATTCTCGCAGTGCAGAACCTGGAAGGTACTGTTACCATCGACCGCGATTTTCTAGCTTGCCGTACCGACGTCTTTGCACTCCGCGTCAAGGGCGATTCCATGATCAACGCAGGAATCTTTGATGGCGATTTGATCTTTGCACGTCAGCAGAAAACCGCAGACCGCGGCGAAATCATCGTAGCCCAGGTCGATAACGAAGCTACCGTCAAATATTACCACCCCAACGCAGACCACGTCGAGCTGCGCCCTGCAAACCCCAGCTACCGTCCCATCATCGTAAAGAAAGACAAGGACTTTGCCATTGCAGGCCGCGTCATCGGCGTTATGCGCAAGATTAGCTAA
- a CDS encoding peptidylprolyl isomerase yields the protein MTFADGEKGKVFNKDYTGIKSIVATISTHEGPIVVELDFKAAPNTVANFVELSNSGFYNGLLFHRVINGFMIQGGDPKGNGTGGPGYTIDDEISSLVHDAGVISMANRGPNTNGSQFFITQTPQHHLDGKHTVFGRVLQGQDIVCRIEPNDPILNIKIEEKK from the coding sequence TTGACATTTGCTGATGGCGAAAAAGGGAAGGTCTTCAATAAGGATTATACTGGAATCAAGTCCATTGTAGCGACCATTTCTACTCATGAAGGTCCTATTGTCGTGGAACTGGATTTTAAGGCTGCTCCGAATACGGTGGCAAACTTTGTTGAACTTTCCAATAGCGGTTTTTACAATGGACTTCTGTTCCATCGTGTGATTAACGGTTTTATGATTCAGGGTGGCGATCCTAAGGGAAATGGCACCGGCGGTCCTGGATACACCATTGACGATGAAATCAGCAGCCTGGTTCATGATGCCGGTGTGATTTCTATGGCGAACCGTGGCCCCAACACCAACGGATCTCAGTTCTTTATTACTCAGACACCGCAGCACCACCTGGATGGCAAGCATACTGTGTTTGGCCGCGTTCTTCAGGGGCAAGATATTGTTTGCCGCATTGAACCGAACGACCCAATTTTAAACATTAAAATCGAAGAAAAGAAGTAA